In Methylomonas sp. MK1, the genomic stretch CGGCGATGTCCGCATCCTGGCTAATTAATGCGTCGAGCAAGCGTTGCAAATGCATGCTTGCCACCAGCGGCGAATCGCACGGCGCTACCAGTAATATCCCATGTTGTGTGGCCTGCATCGCCGCCAAGATACCGGCTAGCGGGCCGTCGAAGCTTGGTTCGGCATCGCTGATAACCGGGTAAGCGAATTGCCGGTACTGGTCTTGATGGCGATTGGCGCTGATTAATAATTCATCCACCAACGGGGCCATGGCAGCAAGCGCATAGCTAACCAAGGGCCGGTTATTGCACAACATCAAGCCCTTGTCTTGCTCCTGC encodes the following:
- the mobA gene encoding molybdenum cofactor guanylyltransferase MobA, with product MSGQNKVSGVVLAGGMARRMQEQDKGLMLCNNRPLVSYALAAMAPLVDELLISANRHQDQYRQFAYPVISDAEPSFDGPLAGILAAMQATQHGILLVAPCDSPLVASMHLQRLLDALISQDADIAVAFDGERLHPVFAAMKTSLQTDLQNYLRSGERKLQTWFHRHSLVEVDFSDTPHIFVNINTPAELLAVEQSLAEILP